Proteins from a genomic interval of Debaryomyces hansenii CBS767 chromosome E complete sequence:
- a CDS encoding DEHA2E01386p (similar to uniprot|P39932 Saccharomyces cerevisiae YDR536W STL1 Glycerol proton symporter of the plasma membrane) → MYKIWSKTNTMGLRGKPLRVAITICCTIGFSLFGYDQGLMSGIITGKQFNEEFPPTHGTDQHATVIQGAVTSCYELGCFFGALFALFQGDKYGRRPMIIVGSSLIVIGTVIAVSAFGPQWGLGQFVIGRVITGLGNGMDTATIPVWQSEISKAENRGLLVNLEGSMVAVGTFIAYWLDFGLSYVDTSVQWRFPVAFQIVFALFLFLGVAQLPESPRWLIAHGLKDEAHYVLATLNDVDIDDEFVIEESAIITDGVNRFARTQIGFKELFSGGKQQNFARMIIGASTQFFQQFTGCNASIYYSTVLFENSIGLTGKLPLILGGVFATIYALSTIPSFFLIDRLGRRALFLIGATGQGISFTITFACLIPDNGQNKETAKGAAVGIFLFIVFFAFTILPLPWIYPPEINPLRTRTVATAVSTCTNWLTNFAVVMFTPIFIGASSYGCYLFFAIMNFLFIPVIFWFYPETAGRELEEIDIIFAKAYVDNRLPWRVAATLPHLNFKEQEQEGIKLGLYDDFEKEAPEHVNTLSDASGSEDGSNEAASVKPAEV, encoded by the coding sequence atgtaTAAAATATGGTCAAAAACTAACACTATGGGACTCAGAGGTAAACCTCTTAGAGTTGCCATCACTATATGCTGTACTATTGGATTTTCATTATTCGGTTACGACCAAGGATTAATGTCGGGAATTATTACTGGTAAACAATTCAATGAGGAATTTCCACCCACTCACGGTACAGATCAGCATGCTACTGTTATACAAGGTGCAGTCACGTCGTGCTACGAGTTAGGCTGTTTTTTTGGTGCTTTGTTTGCGTTGTTTCAAGGTGATAAGTATGGTAGAAGGCCAATGATTATTGTTGGATCTCTGCTCATTGTCATAGGTACTGTTATTGCAGTTTCTGCATTTGGTCCGCAATGGGGATTGGGCCAATTTGTTATTGGTAGAGTTATCACAGGATTAGGTAACGGCATGGATACGGCTACTATTCCGGTGTGGCAATCGGAAATTTCTAAGGCAGAAAATAGAGGTCTTTTGGTTAACTTGGAAGGTTCCATGGTTGCGGTTGGGACATTTATTGCATATTGGTTAGATTTTGGGTTATCATATGTCGATACTTCAGTTCAGTGGAGATTCCCAGTTGCTTTTCAGATAGTATTTGCtcttttcttgtttcttGGCGTTGCACAATTACCGGAATCACCTAGATGGTTAATTGCTCATGGCCTCAAGGATGAAGCTCATTATGTATTGGCAACTTTAAATGAcgttgatattgatgatgagtTCGTAATTGAAGAAAGCGCCATTATAACTGATGGTGTCAATAGATTTGCCAGAACCCAAATTGGGTTCAAAGAACTATTTTCCGGCGGCAAGCAACAGAACTTCGCTAGAATGATAATTGGTGCATCTACACAATTCTTTCAGCAATTTACTGGATGTAACGCTTCCATCTATTATTCAActgttttatttgaaaatagtaTTGGATTGACCGGTAAATTGCCCTTAATTCTAGGAGGTGTTTTTGCTACCATTTATGCTTTATCTACTATTCcatctttcttcttgattGATAGGCTAGGCAGAAGAGCTTTGTTTTTGATCGGTGCCACCGGTCAAGGCATATCATTCACCATCACTTTTGCATGCTTGATCCCTGATAATGGACAAAATAAGGAAACAGCCAAAGGTGCTGCCGTTGGTATCTTCTTGTTTATCGTTTTTTTTGCGTTCACTATTTTACCATTGCCATGGATTTACCCTCCAGAAATCAACCCCTTGAGAACAAGAACAGTTGCTACTGCGGTATCAACATGTACTAATTGGCTAACAAACTTTGCAGTCGTTATGTTTACTCCTATTTTTATTGGTGCAAGTAGTTATGGCTGTTACTTATTCTTTGCTATAATGAATTTCCTTTTCATTCCTGTCATTTTCTGGTTTTATCCCGAGACTGCTGGTCGTGAGTTGGAAGAgattgatattattttcGCAAAGGCATACGTTGATAATAGACTACCATGGAGAGTTGCTGCTACTTTACCACACTTGAATTTCAAggaacaagaacaagaggGAATCAAATTGGGTCTTTATGATGACTTCGAAAAGGAAGCACCTGAACATGTAAACACTTTGTCCGACGCCTCAGGCTCAGAAGATGGCTCAAATGAAGCCGCTTCAGTTAAGCCTGCGGAAGTTTAA
- a CDS encoding DEHA2E01408p (weakly similar to uniprot|Q07959 Saccharomyces cerevisiae YLR023C IZH3 membrane protein involved in zinc metabolism member of the four-protein IZH family) — protein sequence MSSMSTSDTTTTTLLRNRFDKSIPDQNEKTTEELLIEKLDKFLSSIESRLDSFEQYFKVSKGDIDEDLSVPEESDKSRRNSNASLSSIRSFSVNNLNMIYQRLGFIKDSVLKSSFTNLENLYNTLDDQYNYLFNSSTPIDDEKIGSNSKEMLSVKIITTIQYFDEKLLQVDNLIQDRTIQGTADYKAPTFKHLGFYNFNRALKAAENKYLHYYQLPLRWRENRYIVYGYRYSMKHSNMLKSVFKLNHNESMNIWTHLIGFLLFLYICFWHYPGTETFQRNSFQDNAAMYTFLAAAVGCLGCSVIFHTYTSFANIATKSNCACVDYTGITVLITASIMSAEYCSLYHYPSLLRIYMIFSSICGLTGFTFNWSPYFDKPECRSLRIGFYVGLAFLGFTTIICQIFYEGFVSSMKFFFPMVYKSLIWYAIGVIFYGSLFPERWRYDVVIIEDETCNHAHNSSDILKGNPENSGNEELEQIENDIKQEAEQYNHYCDEDDCKSIDDEKDLVEEEENKYRDIIDKHFPLEPIKTPYNKDFFSLWWVDYCFSSHNIWHICVVLGVIGHYYTIIEMFDKIANL from the coding sequence ATGTCAAGTATGTCTACTAGTGATACCACGACTACTACGTTACTAAGGAATAGGTTTGATAAGTCTATTCCAGACCAAAATGAAAAGACTACGGAGGAGCTCTTGATTGAGAAGCtagataaatttttgtCGTCTATTGAATCAAGATTAGATAGCTTTGAGCAATATTTCAAAGTAAGCAAGGGAGATATAGATGAGGATCTCAGCGTGCCCGAAGAGTCCGataaatcaagaagaaacagTAATGCCAGCTTAAGTTCAATCAGGTCGTTTTctgttaataatttgaatatgatttatcaaagacTTGGATTCATTAAGGACTCGGTGTTGAAATCTTCCTTTACGAATCTAGAAAACTTATACAATACGTTAGATGACCAgtataattatttatttaactCTAGTACACCGATAGATGATGAGAAGATCGGTTCCAATAGTAAAGAGATGTTGTCTGTGAAGATAATTACCACCATACAGTActttgatgaaaaattattgcaagTCGATAATTTGATACAAGATCGTACGATCCAGGGTACAGCTGATTATAAGGCGCCAACTTTTAAACATCTTGGTTTCTACAACTTTAATAGGGCATTAAAGGCGGCggaaaataaatacttgCACTATTATCAATTACCATTACGTTGGAGAGAGAATCGTTATATCGTCTATGGTTATAGGTACTCCATGAAGCATCTGAATATGTTGAAATCAGTATTCAAACTAAATCACAATGAAAGCATGAACATATGGACCCATTTAATTGGGtttttgttgtttttgTATATTTGTTTTTGGCATTATCCGGGAACGGAAACTTTCCAAAGAAATAGCTTTCAAGATAATGCTGCCATGTATACTTTTTTAGCTGCGGCTGTTGGTTGTCTTGGTTGTTCGGTTATTTTTCATACGTATACTTCGTTTGCTAATATAGCTACCAAATCAAATTGTGCCTGTGTTGATTATACTGGGATAACAGTATTAATTACTGCTTCGATTATGTCTGCTGAATATTGCTCATTGTACCACTATCCCTCATTGCTTAGAATTTATATGATTTTTTCATCCATTTGTGGATTAACTGGATTTACATTTAATTGGTCGccatattttgataagcCAGAATGCAGATCTTTGAGAATTGGATTTTATGTGGGTTTAGCATTTTTAGGCTTTACCACAATAATAtgccaaatattttatgaaGGTTTTGTCTCCTCAATGAAATTCTTTTTCCCTATGGTTTACAAGAGTCTTATATGGTACGCAATTGGGGTTATTTTTTATGGTAGTTTATTTCCAGAGAGATGGAGATATGATGTGgtaattattgaagatgaaacCTGTAATCATGCACACAATTCAAGTGATATCTTAAAAGGAAACCCTGAAAACAGtggtaatgaagaattagagcAAATcgaaaatgatataaagCAGGAAGCTGAGcaatataatcattattgTGATGAGGATGATTGTAAAAGcattgatgatgaaaaagatcTTGTtgaggaagaagaaaacaaatataGAGATATTATTGACAAGCATTTCCCTTTAGAACCTATCAAGACGCCATATAATAAGGATTTTTTTTCCTTATGGTGGGTTGACTACTGTTTTTCAAGTCATAATATCTGGCATATTTGCGTTGTGTTAGGAGTTATAGGACATTATTACACCATCATCGAGATGTTTGATAAGATTGCTAACctataa
- a CDS encoding DEHA2E01430p (weakly similar to uniprot|P36044 Saccharomyces cerevisiae YKL201C MNN4 putative positive regulator of mannosylphosphate transferase (Mnn6p) involved in mannosylphosphorylation of N-linked oligosaccharides), with the protein MMVNYSLPRIITSKTTVKWAKFLIAAIVLIHVTYFSIYNFTEYKIEDISKVYSSYTSGDDSNQPQQPINNLAEDSNGMTLQRKIKKKFAQIEKDKNRFWLAQTGLTETELDVSIKPFLSTYDDENSWKNKNELFYDPRFTLSIYLNEIKQQALSQSGTASTDSYGKIDFKTVKPITLPFSWADWMDLRRLNDELNKPMNERITCQYIKDRTNNNPDTSYFCLENEKLTDEKVKELGFKHREQLPGFLIHGHSSHDDRPYNDIRVLESKAYALTHLPKPNRVILLNGDAKGGTFEFMVDQSDNSRLATSNMVTNYLKSNNINPEKVEDDTVLKFDHTEELKGLLEKVTPKYLPDEEDKHHMYKILRRQKNPKASREMVLTKEMFHYPPAMISSQINFYEKKSDIPLADITRQERMYYDGLKDCANYNDDNEPTYFKMATIRIDDDKNRDHEWGWHYDWRFFNGALNYKRNGWSKSELIIRTNIILDRLLRNWNRFAEEKGIITWIMHGPLLSWYWDGLMFPFDVDIDIQMPMMELARLAKDYNQTLVLEDPKEGYGKYLIDVGTYIHNRGISKQSNHIDARFVDIDSGIYIDITGLSKSKANTPEEYVNNELVNIDKGFHDEQVEIYNDRRKHFYKLEQLSPLKYSMMGGVPVYIPSTITDRLIFEYSKGLSSYEFNDWYFVHKINLWLRKEQIADVFDETEIRNNEGNIDKDKLLLRISKMTDAQVLRLLEDDLILVEYYLTKQYTDIHARERKYLFDHLGRDNTALKGDKRSKQEYNKLTSTFKMKKPLRKALFDFENIERLKHHIADTD; encoded by the coding sequence ATGATGGTGAACTATTCATTGCCGAGAATAATCACTTCGAAGACTACTGTCAAGTGGGCGAAATTCTTGATTGCAGCAATAGTTTTAATACACGTAACGTATTTTTccatatataattttacGGAATACaagattgaagatattAGCAAAGTATATTCGTCTTATACATCGGGTGATGATTCTAATCAACCACAACAGCCAATAAATAACCTTGCTGAAGACAGCAATGGTATGACATTACagagaaaaattaagaagAAATTTGCACAGATTGAAAAGGATAAGAATAGATTCTGGTTGGCACAGACTGGGTTAACGGAAACGGAGCTAGATGTCTCTATCAAGCCATTTTTATCTACTTACGATGACGAAAATTCATGGAAGAACAAAAACGAACTATTCTATGACCCAAGGTTTACGTTATCCATTTACCTTAATGAAATCAAGCAGCAGGCGTTGAGTCAAAGTGGCACTGCCTCTACGGATTCGTATGGCAAAATTGACTTTAAGACAGTCAAACCTATCACGTTACCGTTTAGCTGGGCAGATTGGATGGATTTGAGAAGActaaatgatgaattaaacaAACCAATGAATGAGCGAATTACTTGCCAATATATTAAGGATCGTACTAATAATAACCCAGATACTTCTTACTTTTGCTTGGAGAATGAGAAGTTAACTGACGAAAAAGTTAAAGAATTGGGTTTTAAGCATAGAGAGCAGTTGCCAGGATTCCTTATCCATGGACATTCGAGTCACGATGATCGTCCATATAACGATATTAGAGTGTTGGAATCAAAGGCATATGCTTTAACGCATTTACCAAAGCCTAATAGAgttattttgttgaacGGTGATGCGAAAGGTGGTACATTTGAATTCATGGTTGATCAATCTGATAATCTGAGATTAGCAACATCAAATATGGTTacgaattatttgaaaagtAACAATATAAACCCCGAAAAGGTTGAAGATGATACTGTGCTTAAATTTGACCATACTGAGGAATTAAAGGGTTTATTAGAAAAGGTTACTCCTAAGTATTTGCcagacgaagaagataaacATCATATGTACAAAATTTTAAGAAGGCAAAAGAATCCCAAAGCTTCAAGAGAAATGGTTTTGACCAAAGAAATGTTTCACTATCCACCAGCGATGATTTCACTGCAGATTAATTTTTACGAAAAGAAGAGTGATATCCCATTAGCTGATATTACTAGACAAGAAAGAATGTACTACGATGGCTTAAAGGATTGCGCAAattataatgatgataatgaaccAACGTATTTCAAGATGGCCACTATTAGAATTGATGATGACAAAAATCGTGATCATGAATGGGGATGGCACTATGATTGGAGATTCTTCAATGGTGcattaaattataaaagaaACGGGTGGTCTAAATCTGAATTGATTATCAGGACAAATATCATTTTAGACAGGTTGTTGAGAAATTGGAATAGGTTTGCTGAAGAAAAAGGTATCATTACCTGGATTATGCATGGTCCTTTACTTTCTTGGTATTGGGATGGCTTAATGTTTCCCTTCgatgttgatattgatatacaGATGCCAATGATGGAATTAGCAAGATTAGCTAAGGACTATAATCAAACTTTAGTTCTTGAAGACCCTAAAGAAGGTTATGgcaaatatttaattgatgTCGGTACCTATATTCACAACAGAGGCATTTCGAAACAGTCAAATCATATTGATGCAAGATTCgttgatattgattctggaatttatattgatattacAGGTTTGAGTAAATCGAAAGCCAATACACCAGAGGAGTATGTCAATAATGAGTTAgttaatattgataaggGGTTTCACGACGAGCAAGTAGAAATCTATAACGATCGTCGTAAGCACTTCTACAAATTAGAACAATTATCACCTTTGAAATACTCCATGATGGGTGGGGTCCCTGTCTACATACCACTGACCATAACTGATAGATTAATTTTTGAGTATTCGAAGGGTTTGTCGTCGTACGAGTTCAATGATTGGTATTTTGTCCACAAAATCAACCTATGGTTGAGAAAAGAACAAATTGCTGATGTCTTCGACGAAACCGAGATCCGTAACAACGAGGGAAACATAGATAAGGACAAACTATTACTAAGAATCTCCAAAATGACAGATGCTCAAGTATTGAGATTATTGGAAGACGATCTTATTTTGGTTGAATACTACTTAACTAAGCAATACACCGATATACATGCGCGAGAAAGaaagtatttatttgacCATCTCGGAAGAGATAATACAGCATTAAAGGGCGATAAAAGATCAAAACAAGagtataataaattaaccTCAACatttaaaatgaaaaagcCCTTGAGAAAGGCCCTATTCGATTTCGAAAATATAGAGAGATTGAAGCATCATATAGCTGACACCGACTAA
- a CDS encoding DEHA2E01452p (similar to uniprot|Q06839 Saccharomyces cerevisiae YPR097W), translated as MANTTPEIVIEMNNDIINELNPTQEHFLKKYLLENRLTHELHLLSQPNCCQLFGPPFKYTPDQMEEYQFPLLRFFFNSFIGTFPFIVSNKAEDQLSFWQDTVQEFLESFNSKDISDSQERQDNTTKRRQINKKMLSSLLLFFNSMLITRQDLEYLHNEHLKPSETGALDKIRKKPSSLENGVSLEDFGGLDEYEKMKFTNDLNLNIVAVKHIKEQNGSGSDSAGASRWNIFKEVSRLSPYNSNPVRHNYEFVIQFTKRETDKEGTYHYTSYFIPRPYHDFKKLEHDLKKKYPGLMSTDVPKLPQKLKRDDGVLKKRDFESSQSLPRSDSFDTLENDNHDDSSFKTASSSNSTSATPEPQSLAREKLRLALRGYLNNLIKHNEIIHSDVFHHFVFNPHLQYGKLSPTEVQDYENRLQHEKAKAETQFEFQKQTANAILELGKNFDEFKQKLIMNPEALTEIFEEIGKSPKVENLSPLLKTFVEWSKLEVAATLYQVFLSVDNSSEWLSKCRKFHALFPYNIVYGILKFTNPMKMVSRIIDLLLANFPSFSLPSFGFSGSKELSDASKSTKARNLLSLMFIMLLDEDLNDFKKELKNLKEEKLSGNMKYEPFLQRIENYVNIVDDSVVEEIKEDSRDSGKDLLLTLLSTDSLEPVLNAQDQNTYNDIARSYESYEEIDDKEKLSESELYFNLKQYWLILLRKKDKDLMKQLWQEPELTKLIKKFLTIFYQPLMRVFAKCDIHLVFKDFQRFMDDLLNELTQLSEGDMYYMSPFEIFERSRAVFDRHENVLWGFIHNLYVKDDEKLFLNIIKWIEKFLFMLRIKFTDPQKVTIDLKAAMPQDVDQNILFQQLNQKISKTLQKRAILKHYLNKKAQSDEVVNTQDAIDNQWNYVNDGMLPEISGGDFGINDDDIDDFNLLHKESEANADSALDKDLHMKLSKLEKELDAFGTSEIDKFDDLLRTHLDDLLTKIQ; from the coding sequence ATGGCTAATACTACTCCTGAAATAGTCATtgaaatgaataatgatattatcaatgaattgaatCCCACTCAGGAGCACTTCTTGAAGAAGTATTTATTAGAGAACCGGTTGACCCATGAACTCCACTTGCTATCACAACCGAATTGTTGCCAATTATTCGGACCACCGTTTAAGTATACACCAGACCAAATGGAAGAGTACCAATTTCCTTTGCTaagattttttttcaacagTTTTATTGGTACATTCCCGTTTATTGTCAGTAATAAGGCTGAGGACCAATTGTCGTTTTGGCAAGATACGGTGCAAGAATTCCTCGAAAGTTTCAATCTGAAGGATATTTCCGATTCCCAAGAGAGACAGGATAATACGACCAAAAGAAGACAGATTAATAAGAAGATGTTGTCGAGTCTACTcttgtttttcaattctatGCTTATCACCCGACAGGACTTGGAATATTTACATAATGAGCATCTAAAGCCTTCGGAAACGGGGGCGTTGGATAAAATACGAAAGAAGCCAAGTTCTCTAGAAAATGGTGTGTCCTTGGAAGACTTTGGTGGTTTGGATGAGTATGAAAAGATGAAATTTACGAAcgatttgaatttgaatatagTTGCAGTCAAACACATTAAGGAACAGAATGGGTCCGGCTCCGATTCCGCTGGCGCATCGAGATGGAACATATTCAAAGAAGTTTCTAGATTGTCACCGTATAATAGTAATCCTGTAAGACATAACTATGAATTTGTTATTCAGTTTACTAAAAGAGAAACAGATAAAGAAGGTACATACCATTATACTTCATATTTTATACCAAGACCATACCACGATTTCAAAAAGCTTGAACACGACCTCAAGAAGAAGTACCCGGGGTTGATGTCTACCGACGTGCCAAAACTACCACAGAAGTTAAAACGTGATGATGGAGTATTAAAGAAGAgagattttgaatcatcGCAATCGTTACCCCGTAGCGATTCCTTTGATACgcttgaaaatgataatcATGACGATCTGTCTTTTAAGACGGCATCTTCTCTGAACTCGACGTCTGCTACACCTGAACCCCAAAGCTTGGCTAGGGAAAAGCTTAGATTAGCTTTAAGAGGCTATCTAAACAACCTTATTAAACacaatgaaattattcattcCGATGTATTCCATcattttgtatttaatCCACATTTGCAATATGGAAAATTATCTCCTACTGAAGTCCAGGATTACGAAAATAGATTACAGCATGAAAAGGCTAAAGCCGAAACCCAGTTCGAATTCCAGAAACAAACAGCCAATGCCATTTTAGAGTTGGGAAAAAATTTTGACGAATTTAAacagaaattgataatgaacCCGGAAGCATTAACAGagatatttgaagaaattggaaaatCGCCGAAAGTGGAGAATTTGTCACCTTTATTAAAAACATTCGTGGAATGGTCAAAGCTAGAAGTTGCTGCAACATTGTACCAAGTGTTTTTAAGTGTAGATAATTCGAGTGAGTGGTTGCTGAAATGTAGAAAGTTTCATGCACTTTTTCCATATAATATAGTATACGGCATATTAAAGTTCACCAATCCAATGAAAATGGTATCgagaattattgatttattattagcaaATTTTCCGTCCTTCTCGTTACCCCTGTTTGGATTTTCAGGCTCGAAAGAATTATCAGATGCGTCTAAATCAACAAAGGCAAGGAATTTATTGTCTTTGATGTTTATAATGCTTTTAGACGAAGACCTAAATGatttcaagaaagaattgaaaaatttgaaagaagaaaagttATCAGGCAACATGAAATATGAACCATTTTTACagagaattgaaaattatgtTAATATAGTTGATGATTCCGTAGTAGAGGAGATAAAAGAAGACTCCAGGGATTCGGGGAAAGACTTATTGCttacattattatcaacagaCAGCCTTGAGCCTGTTTTGAATGCGCAAGATCAAAATActtataatgatattgcGAGGTCGTATGAGTCTTACGAAGAGATTGatgacaaagaaaaattgtCCGAATCTGAAttgtatttcaatttaaagCAATACTGGCTAATTTTGCTTCGGAAGAAGGATAAAGATCTTATGAAGCAATTGTGGCAAGAACCAGAGCTAACtaaattaatcaagaagTTCTTGACAATTTTCTATCAGCCATTGATGCGCGTATTTGCCAAATGTGACATACACCTCGTTTTCAAAGActttcaaagatttatgGATGATTTACTAAACGAGTTAACTCAATTAAGTGAAGGAGATATGTATTACATGAGCCcgtttgaaatatttgaaagatcAAGAGCCGTGTTTGACAGACACGAAAACGTATTGTGGGGCTTCATTCACAATTTGTACGTCAAGGACGACGAGAAGCTATTCTTGAACATTATAAAAtggattgaaaaattcctATTCATGTTAAGAATCAAGTTCACTGACCCACAGAAGGTCACGATCGACCTCAAAGCAGCCATGCCACAAGACGTCGACCAGAATATATTGTTTCAGCAACTAAACCAAAAAATTAGTAAAACCCTTCAGAAAAGAGCAATTCTTaaacattatttgaataaaaagGCTCAGTCAGATGAAGTGGTAAATACCCAGGATGCGATAGACAATCAATGGAACTACGTGAATGATGGCATGTTACCCGAAATCAGTGGCGGTGACTTCGGAATCAACGACGAcgatattgatgatttcaacTTATTACATAAAGAATCAGAGGCTAATGCGGATAGTGCTCTTGATAAGGATCTTCATATGAAGTTGAGTAAGCTAGAAAAAGAACTAGATGCTTTCGGCACGAGTGAAATAGATAAATTTGACGATCTACTACGTACACATTTAGATGATCTATTGACAAAGATACAGTAG
- a CDS encoding DEHA2E01474p (similar to uniprot|P53742 Saccharomyces cerevisiae YNR053C NOG2 Putative GTPase that associates with pre-60S ribosomal subunits in the nucleolus and is required for their nuclear export and maturation) — MGTQKKEKSRRVRQNDVRDGNLRVKGENFYRDSKKVKHLQMYKTGRAVRNAKGEIIQAAALQSTDLPTARVDPNRKWFGNTRVIAQDALSHFREAMGDKKNDSYQVLLRRNKLPMSLLDEKDQTESPTSKILETETYEQVFGPKQQRKKPRYLAVSNLEELAQLTEEDSKTYEEKQELDSTLGLMGGSILDKDDFTQEAKEAIFHKGQSKRIWNELYKVIDSSDVVIHVLDARDPLGTRCQSVEKYIREECSHKHLVYVLNKCDLVPTWVAAAWVKHLSKSYPTLAFHASITNSFGKGSLIQLLRQFSSLHSDRKQVSVGFIGYPNTGKSSIINTLRRKKVCTVAPIPGETKVWQYITLMKKIFLIDCPGIVPPSSKDTESDILFRGVVRVEHVSNPEQYIPDMLTKCERKHLERTYEIKGWANFEENPELLETASTQFIELIARKGGRLLKGGEPDESGVSKQVLNDFNRGKIPWFVPPPKDEEEKSGEDKKASYKRKRAEREEKKEAKKHKAEATDATDATATDDGQWEGIKD; from the exons ATGGGTActcaaaagaaagaaaagtCGAGAAGAGTGAGGCAAAATGATGTGAGGGATGGTAACCTTCGTGTCAAAGgtgaaaatttttatagAGATAGTAAGAAGGTTAAACATTTGCAAATGTATAAAACTGGTAGAGCGGTTCGTAATGCTAAGGGAGAAATAATACAGGCTGCTGCTTTACAAAGTACGGACTTGCCTACAGCTCGTGTTGATCCAAATAGAAAGTGGTTTGGTAACACCCGTGTTATTGCACAAGATGCGTTGAGTCATTTCAGAGAAGCTATGGGGGATAAGAAGAACGATTCATACCAAGTTTTAttaagaagaaataaattgCCTATGTCATTGCTTGACGAAAAAGATCAAACTGAATCTCCTACtctgaaaattttagaGACCGAGACGTACGAACAGGTTTTTGGTCCAAAACAACAGCGTAAGAAGCCAAGATATTTGGCGGTGTCtaatttagaagaattagcaCAAttaacagaagaagattctAAAACCTACGAAGAAAAGCAAGAATTAGATTCTACGCTAGGCTTGATGGGTGGTTCGATTTTGGACAAGGATGACTTCACCCAAGAGGCTAAGGAAGCCATTTTCCACAAGGGTCAATCTAAAAGAATCTGgaatgaattatataagGTTATTGATTCTTCGGACGTGGTTATTCATGTATTGGATGCTAGGGATCCATTAGGAACCCGATGCCAATCGGTTGAAAAGTATATCAGGGAAGAATGTTCTCACAAACATTTAGTCTATGTTTTAAACAAGTGTGACTTGGTACCAACATGGGTAGCA GCTGCATGGGTTAAGCATTTATCTAAGTCATATCCAACTTTGGCGTTCCATGCTTCCATTACTAATTCTTTTGGTAAGGGAtcattaattcaattattgcGTCAGTTCTCGTCATTGCATTCAGATCGTAAACAGGTATCGGTTGGTTTCATTGGATATCCAAACACCGGTAAATCATCGATTATCAACACTTTACGTAGAAAGAAGGTTTGTACTGTCGCACCAATACCCGGTGAAACAAAGGTTTGGCAATATATTActttgatgaagaagatatttttAATCGATTGTCCAGGTATTGTTCCTCCATCCCTGAAAGATACCGAATCTGATATCTTATTTAGAGGTGTTGTCAGAGTCGAGCATGTTTCGAATCCTGAGCAATATATTCCAGACATGTTGACTAAGTGTGAACGTAAGCACTTAGAGAGGACGTATGAAATTAAGGGATGGgctaattttgaagaaaatccAGAATTGTTAGAAACCGCTAGTACTCAATTCATAGAATTGATTGCAAGAAAAGGTGGTAGATTATTGAAGGGTGGTGAGCCAGACGAAAGTGGTGTTTCGAAACAAGTGTTAAATGATTTCAACAGAGGTAAGATTCCTTGGTTTGTACCTCCTCCAaaagacgaagaagagaaaAGCGGTGAAGATAAAAAGGCATCGTATAAGAGAAAAAGGGCTGAAagagaagagaagaaagaagcCAAGAAGCATAAAGCCGAAGCAACCGATGCAACCGATGCAACCGCGACCGATGATGGTCAATGGGAAGGAATTAAAGATTAA